A stretch of Megalobrama amblycephala isolate DHTTF-2021 linkage group LG14, ASM1881202v1, whole genome shotgun sequence DNA encodes these proteins:
- the LOC125246351 gene encoding ladderlectin-like, whose amino-acid sequence MAVLRSLMLLFVIFSMGNAEVIKCPKGWSSFGLRCFRYLSPSVNWITAERNCQGLGANLASVRNKPENDFLLGLLPSSSSRAWIGAHDGEHEGQWLWSDGSVYDFTNWCAGNPDNLGTENCVEISFSSNRCWNDWTCAGQIGYICVTGA is encoded by the exons ATGGCAGTGCTGAGAAGTCTAATGCTTCTTTTCGTCATCTTCTCCATGGGGAATGCAGAAg TCATAAAATGCCCCAAAGGATGGTCAAGTTTTGGACTCCGGTGCTTCAGGTACCTCTCTCCGTCGGTTAACTGGATCACAGCAGAG AGAAACTGCCAAGGTCTTGGTGCGAATCTCGCATCTGTGCGTAATAAACCGGAAAATGATTTTCTGCTGGGTCTGCTGCCTTCTTCTTCCTCACGTGCTTGGATTGGTGCTCATGATGGTGAACAC GAAGGACAGTGGTTGTGGAGTGATGGATCTGTGTATGACTTTACCAACTGGTGCGCTGGAAACCCTGACAATCTGGGTACTGAGAACTGTGTGGAGATCAGCTTTTCCT CTAACCGTTGCTGGAACGACTGGACCTGTGCAGGCCAAATAGGCTATATTTGTGTTACAGGTGCTTGA